A single window of Candidatus Obscuribacter sp. DNA harbors:
- the speB gene encoding agmatinase, with translation MAGILDSKGILSRVPYQGIPTFWRAEYTQNLDDVDFAVYGVPNDIEIVNRPGTRYGPRAIREQSLYVGLPGVHWPNDYDLMQEYKVIDYGDIPFYPGQVEQMLANTEEAVGLMSAAGVGTLGLGGDHLVAYPAIKAHAKHHGKLSLIHFDAHTDTFEASHLNHGSMFWFGVKEGLIDPETSVQIGIRTVIPPGGDRFEILTSHQCIEMGSKAIVEKVRQVVGDRKCYISIDVDGMDPAHAPGTGTPVPGGITSAMQREILWGIHGLNVVGGDVVEVSPPYDPSHITAILGATVGMDIVYAMAAAPFRGLKRKSASVASSA, from the coding sequence ATGGCAGGAATACTTGACTCAAAGGGCATTCTCTCTCGCGTGCCGTATCAAGGGATACCAACGTTTTGGCGAGCTGAGTATACCCAAAATCTTGATGACGTTGATTTTGCCGTATACGGTGTGCCTAATGATATAGAGATAGTCAATCGTCCTGGTACACGCTATGGTCCACGAGCCATCCGTGAACAGTCTCTGTATGTCGGTTTGCCTGGTGTGCACTGGCCTAATGACTATGATCTGATGCAAGAATACAAAGTAATCGACTACGGCGATATCCCATTTTATCCGGGACAAGTCGAGCAGATGCTCGCTAACACCGAAGAAGCAGTCGGTCTGATGTCAGCGGCTGGTGTTGGCACTCTTGGTCTTGGCGGTGATCATCTGGTGGCATATCCTGCCATAAAAGCGCACGCAAAACATCACGGTAAGCTCTCTCTCATTCATTTTGATGCTCACACTGACACCTTTGAGGCATCACACCTCAACCACGGCAGCATGTTTTGGTTTGGTGTAAAAGAAGGTTTGATCGATCCTGAGACCAGTGTGCAAATAGGCATCCGCACAGTTATACCTCCCGGCGGTGATCGCTTCGAGATCCTTACTTCTCATCAGTGCATTGAAATGGGCTCTAAGGCTATTGTAGAGAAAGTGCGTCAGGTGGTAGGGGATCGTAAGTGCTATATCTCAATTGATGTAGATGGCATGGACCCAGCTCATGCGCCCGGTACTGGTACGCCTGTACCCGGTGGTATCACGTCTGCCATGCAAAGAGAAATTCTCTGGGGCATACATGGACTCAACGTGGTCGGTGGCGATGTGGTAGAGGTCTCGCCACCTTACGACCCTTCGCACATTACAGCTATCCTTGGCGCCACGGTAGGTATGGACATTGTCTATGCTATGGCGGCAGCACCGTTTCGCGGACTCAAGCGTAAATCCGCCAGTGTCGCCAGTAGTGCATGA